The following are encoded in a window of Fusarium falciforme chromosome 11, complete sequence genomic DNA:
- a CDS encoding HET domain-containing protein gives MSTITSRLAFASVVSEAEGADIEDTYISLDSRQIRLLTLEPGKYGDEIVGHLEIVDLKDEPIFEALSYCWGDRTDVCEITVDEHKVCVTRNLYGALQRLRYETVTRQVWADAICINQEDDVEKAHQVNLMKDIFTRASGTTLFIGDYRDDATSSTPFSTEVEPETQAGVENAISLIRKLADDCHIFYLDFNTDASSLPDNSFQAWYKATESIRSLVTQPWWSRMWTVQEAVLPADPTVQYGAIKLSWMVFSQAVDNMFGHFQKRCCNMKVRNDLAEEPPIVTFYNKVSAVDRRREDPLPLNMLLGRFRDRKATDARDMIYGVLGLAHDEATTAGIEANYTIETVQLYARIARKLIQLHGDLRPFMQVYHFQGDRLHGLPSWVPDYSLGGDWEYYSVALLYVQNFWKPVDLTPFKPSAGDNPLELDVSGILFDDIIAVGDSVTPCPRKQIMDVFDKWVDLVRSLGYWSSRYPTQEGTYEDNMWMILCRGLIWLNSHDYRMATHEDRQLVEEEIPTIPDGRPVNIDLQLLYFQRFFITRNGYMGLASPNIQVGDTVHVLVGGNTPFIMRKPGQGLSDQSNHFSLVSAAFVHGIMQGGLLPKEEALESFTLV, from the coding sequence ATGTCAACCATCACTTCTCGCTTGGCCTTTGCCTCTGTTGTCTCCGAAGCCGAAGGTGCAGACATTGAGGACACCTACATCTCTCTCGACAGTCGACAGATCCGGCTTCTAACGCTCGAACCTGGGAAATACGGCGACGAGATTGTAGGCCATCTCGAAATAGTTGACCTCAAGGACGAGCCCATCTTTGAAGCTCTGTCCTATTGTTGGGGTGATAGAACTGATGTTTGCGAGATCACTGTCGATGAGCACAAGGTTTGCGTTACGAGGAACCTGTACGGAGCTCTTCAGAGACTGAGATATGAGACCGTTACCCGTCAAGTCTGGGCCGATGCCATTTGCATCAATCAGGAAGATGACGTCGAAAAGGCACACCAGGTCAACTTGATGAAAGATATCTTTACGAGAGCTTCAGGGACCACGTTATTTATCGGCGACTACCGAGACGACGCAACGTCTTCCACACCATTCAGCACAGAGGTCGAACCAGAAACCCAGGCTGGAGTCGAGAATGCGATTTCCCTCATCCGCAAGCTGGCTGACGATTGCCACATCTTCTATCTCGACTTCAACACCGATGCCAGCTCTCTACCAGACAATTCATTCCAAGCCTGGTACAAAGCCACCGAATCCATACGCTCCCTTGTCACCCAGCCCTGGTGGTCCCGCATGTGGACTGTCCAAGAAGCTGTCCTACCAGCTGACCCAACCGTGCAATACGGGGCCATCAAGCTGAGTTGGATGGTCTTCAGCCAGGCTGTGGATAACATGTTCGGGCACTTTCAAAAAAGGTGCTGCAACATGAAGGTCCGAAACGACTTGGCCGAGGAGCCGCCTATTGTCACCTTTTACAATAAGGTCTCGGCTGTTGATCGACGAAGAGAAGATCCGCTGCCACTGAATATGCTCTTGGGCAGATTCCGTGATCGCAAAGCGACTGATGCCAGAGATATGATCTATGGGGTCCTTGGACTTGCGCACGATGAGGCTACCACGGCAGGAATCGAAGCTAATTATACCATCGAGACGGTGCAGTTGTATGCCCGGATAGCTCGCAAGTTGATACAGCTACACGGCGATCTCCGGCCGTTTATGCAAGTCTATCACTTCCAGGGAGATCGTCTTCATGGACTACCGTCATGGGTTCCGGATTATTCTCTCGGCGGCGATTGGGAATACTACTCCGTCGCTTTACTGTACGTTCAGAACTTTTGGAAGCCCGTCGACTTGACCCCATTCAAGCCTTCCGCCGGGGACAACCCTTTGGAGCTGGACGTTTCTGGTATTCTCTTTGACGACATCATAGCTGTTGGTGATTCAGTGACACCTTGTCCGAGGAAGCAGATTATGGATGTGTTTGACAAGTGGGTTGACCTCGTTCGATCTCTCGGTTACTGGAGCTCCCGATATCCCACTCAAGAGGGAACATACGAAGACAACATGTGGATGATACTCTGCCGTGGTCTGATTTGGCTTAACTCGCACGACTACCGAATGGCAACCCACGAAGACAGACAGCTTGTGGAGGAGGAAATACCTACAATTCCAGACGGAAGGCCGGTCAACATTGACCTACAGCTGCTATACTTTCAGCGGTTCTTCATCACGCGCAATGGCTATATGGGCCTGGCATCTCCGAATATTCAAGTCGGAGACACGGTCCATGTTTTGGTTGGCGGAAATACTCCATTCATTATGAGAAAACCTGGACAGGGCCTCAGCGACCAGAGCAACCATTTCTCTCTCGTTTCTGCGGCCTTTGTCCATGGAATCATGCAGGGCGGTCTGTTGCCCAAAGAGGAAGCGCTGGAGTCATTCACGCTTGTTTAG
- a CDS encoding HD domain-containing protein — translation MSQDEVGANGWTSTPADAGAIFGDKPYINEPGPLSIKDIKFPSDDPIVAKTVDYVKARLHPETFNHSMRVYYIGMAITKQQFPGRYAVVNPSSWALTCLLHDIGTAEENLTATRMSFDIYGGIKALHILNDIGATKDQAEATSEAIIRHEDMGVDGTITYFGQLIQLATTYDNTGYHPHVKDFGKMLHESTRAEINEAHPRLKWCTFFSGTIRKEEEIKPWCHSTHLVNFAKEIEENTLMKQWEF, via the exons ATGTCTCAAGACGAAGTTGGTGCCAACGGCTGGACCAGCACCCCTGCTGATGCGGGAGCTATTTTCGGCGACAAGCCTTACATCAATGAACCCGGTCCCTTATCAATCAAAGACATCAAGTTTCCATCGGATGATCCGATCGTTGCAAAGACGGTCGACTATGTCAAGGCTCGACTTCATCCCGAGACGTTCAACCACTCGATGCGAGTTTACTACATCG GAATGGCCATCACGAAGCAGCAGTTCCCTGGACGGTATGCTGTCGTGAACCCCTCCAGCTGGGCTCTCACGTGCCTCTTGCATGATATCGGCACCGCCGAGGAGAATCTCACTGCGACCCGCATGTCGTTTGACATTTATGGCGGCATCAAAGCTCTCCACATCCTGAACGACATTGGAGCTACCAAAGATCAAGCCGAGGCAACCTCTGAAGCCATCATCCGCCATGAAGACATGGGGGTCGACGGAACTATTACATACTTCGGGCAGCTTATCCAGCTCGCGACAACATACGACAACACGGGATATCATCCTCACGTCAAGGATTTTGGCAAGATGCTTCATGAGTCTACTCGAGCCGAGATCAATGAGGCGCATCCCAGACTGAAGTGGTGCACTTTCTTCTCTGGCACGATtcggaaggaggaggagattaaGCCCTGGTGTCATTCGACCCACCTGGTCAACTttgccaaggagattgaagAGAACACTCTCATGAAGCAGTGGGAATTCTAA
- a CDS encoding Git3 domain-containing protein has protein sequence MAVDVDRVISSLTLAGSALSCLATTFVLISFTIYRRHLRSFRHVLVLNLVVAEFVNTLNNSVSGIIFLKTGELQPGTPCVVNGMVGQFSVQAADFSILAIALVTLLTVTRFVYMPGVSTKGWILTCLSVWTIPLITSLTPTLLGEMVPVGGNWCWISAGRPDLRYGMGHGWRFLVIFSTIGVYIYIWAYLRRHLGSKPVNQRSSSYDTPSTGTMGSFWSKCGRKGGFQVMKDEEVELSTFGDGSNTTNSQRDIDDDKIRSSNKEELADLDLEAAEGSGSSSTRPRRRSTRHMPSATRKELGLPIPENAHVRYDDASPVERHGQGATLQTNASEFPIRRDTHEVEVEIKRMMLLNAYPFMYVLLWMPGLINRLMEASGHSTSKTTIAALQISTQYIGLANALTYGFNHHLRDRLKGMYLTPAISRIKKRFGR, from the exons ATGGCTGTGGACGTGGATCGGGTGATTTCCTCCCTCACCTTGGCGGGCAGCGCCCTTTCGTGCTTGGCGACGACTTTTGTTCTGATTTCGTTCACTATATATCGTCGTCATTTGCGGAGCTTTCGGCATGTTCTCGTGTTGAACTTGGTGGTAGCAG AGTTCGTCAACACCTTGAACAACTCTGTATCGGGCATCATCTTTCTCAAGACTGGTGAACTACAGCCCGGTACACCATGCGTCGTGAACGGCATGGTGGGTCAGTTTTCAGTCCAAGCAGCCGACTTTTCAatcctcgccatcgcccTTGTTACCCTTCTCACGGTAACACGCTTCGTGTACATGCCAGGCGTCTCGACGAAAGGATGGATCCTGACCTGTCTCTCTGTCTGGACTATTCCACTCATCACTAGCCTCACCCCGACATTACTAGGTGAGATGGTGCCAGTCGGCGGCAATTGGTGTTGGATCTCTGCAGGTCGGCCTGATCTTCGCTATGGGATGGGTCATGGTTGGCGATTCCTGGTCATCTTCTCTACCATTGGCGTCTACATCTACATCTGGGCATATCTACGACGACACTTGGGCTCGAAGCCAGTTAACCAACGGTCATCATCTTACGACACACCTTCTACAGGAACGATGGGCTCATTTTGGTCGAAATGTGGGAGGAAGGGAGGGTTCCAGGTCATGAAGGATGAAGAAGTTGAGCTCAGTACTTTTGGCGATGGATCGAATACGACAAACTCGCAACGGGACATTGATGACGACAAGATACGGAGCAGCAACAAGGAAGAACTGGCCGACTTAGACTTGGAGGCGGCAGAAGGGTCGGGGTCCAGCTCTACCAgaccgagaagaaggtcgaCGCGTCACATGCCATCTGCAACCAGAAAGGAATTGGGACTGCCAATCCCAGAAAACGCCCACGTCAGGTATGATGACGCATCTCCAGTTGAGAGACATGGCCAAGGTGCCACGTTGCAGACCAACGCAAGCGAGTTCCCCATACGACGAGACACTCACGAAGTCGAAGTCGAGATCAAGAGGATGATGCTTCTCAACGCGTATCCCTTCATGTACGTTCTTTTGTGGATGCCGGGACTTATCAATCGCCTCATGGAGGCTTCGGGACACTCAACCAGCAAGACGACTATCGCGGCTCTGCAGATTTCGACGCAGTATATCGGGCTGGCGAACGCGTTGACGTATGGGTTTAATCATCACTTGAGGGACAGACTAAAGGGAATGTATTTGACGCCAGCAATTTCACGGATAAAGAAGAGGTTTGGGAGGTAA